A single region of the Hylaeus volcanicus isolate JK05 chromosome 5, UHH_iyHylVolc1.0_haploid, whole genome shotgun sequence genome encodes:
- the LOC128876195 gene encoding YTH domain-containing protein 1, translated as MRENPKNPETQSLDDGINNKILLSLSESECQIKSEIMDNNTDGDNLNLSCGENDIVDELKIAADETYDTRSEVSSSSSNSDSSQPSISSVSTKSSRGDNKRNRKNRGKRGRSRDSKSSSPETKRARSKESKGIAKSYDYATKLNYLFRDARFFIIKSNNAENVTLSKAKGVWSTLPQNEANLNQAYRESRNVLLVFSVKESGKFAGFARLCTESRRDGAPISWVLPPGLSAKALGGVFKVDWICRKELPFTATLHLYNPWNDGKQVKIGRDGQEIEPRVAEELCRLFPEDEGIEMTPILRKSKEAAKHVTKSSRSYRDNRPVNNSSRFLRSRGGRGRRLFLTSRSRLASLARGSHLGGNDHRASRDHHHRYASWFNRGDSPYSKGYGSPGLGVAAAAEAYVADYMRTMQHQLPPLPPYAAPHPYDSLPLPPPPPRYYDGLPLPPDYSAAASALEKRSYERSVDEFLWRTASRHSRHSDHRSSRDHHRYRDRR; from the exons ATGCGAGAAAACCCGAAAAATCCAGAAACGCAAAGCCTGGATGATGGGATAAACAACAAGATACTTTTGAGCCTTAGTGAAAGTGAATGtcaaataaaaagtgaaattatGGACAATAATACAGATGGGGACAACTTAAATTTGAGCTGCGGAGAAAATGACATAGtggacgaattaaaaattgccgCCGATGAAACGTACGATACCCGTAGCGAGGTTTCATCTAGCAGTTCGAATTCTGATTCTAGTCAACCCAGTATAAGCTCCGTTTCAACGAAATCGTCGCGCGGAGATAACAAGCGTAATCGGAAGAATAGGGGAAAACGTGGAAGGTCGAGAGATTCTAAATCATCTAGTCCAGAAACAAAACGTGCAAGATCCAAGGAGAGCAAAGGAATAGCTAAGAGCTACGATTAtgctacaaaattaaattacttatttaGAGATGCAAG ATTTTTCATCATCAAATCGAATAATGCCGAAAATGTCACGCTCTCCAAGGCCAAAGGTGTATGGAGTACGCTGCCCCAAAATGAAGCCAATTTAAATCAAGCTTACAGGGAGTCAAGGAATGTTCTACTTGTTTTTTCTGTAAAGGAATCAGGAAAATTTGCTGGGTTTGCACGACTTTGCACAGAGTCTAGAAGAGATGGAGCACCTATTTCCTGG gtGTTACCTCCTGGTTTATCGGCTAAAGCTTTAGGTGGTGTATTTAAAGTGGATTGGATATGTAGGAAAGAATTGCCATTTACGGCAACGTTACACTTGTATAATCCATGGAATGACGGTAAGCAAGTGAAAATTGGCCGAGACGGGCAAGAAATCGAGCCCAGAGTTGCAGAAGAATTATGCAGGTTGTTTCCAGAGGATGAAG gTATCGAAATGACTccaattttaagaaaatctaAGGAAGCAGCGAAACATGTCACAAAATCGTCTCGTTCGTATCGGGACAACAGACCTGTTAATAACAGTTCTAGGTTTTTACGATCGAGAGGTGGTAGGGGACGTAGACTCTTCCTAACCTCGAGATCTCGTTTAGCTTCTTTAGCTAGGGGATCTCACTTAGGTGGGAACGATCATAGAGCATCGAGGGATCATCATCATCGATATGCTAGTTGGTTCAATCGCGGCGATTCTCCTTATTCAAA GGGATACGGTAGTCCTGGATTAGGTGTAGCCGCGGCAGCTGAAGCATACGTAGCAGATTACATGCGTACTATGCAACATCAATTACCTCCGTTGCCTCCTTATGCTGCACCTCATCCGTATGATTCTCTACCTCTGCCACCGCCACCACCCAGGTATTACGACGGACTACCACTGCCA